One Chryseobacterium sp. StRB126 genomic region harbors:
- a CDS encoding TonB-dependent receptor domain-containing protein, producing MIVKLWLLLLLLFLSFLGKAQDIAKRKGADSLTETKTSATSISEVVIQSTSRKIKLNDGNLVMAVSGNKDFKTSTHLLDVLRKTAGVTIDQEGGIFIGGRISPAIFINGKVTVMSNQELQAYLLSLSPEMVESIEVNTNPSSKYDAEFKGIIDIRLKKNTNLGWKGNYNGNLYINKFNYRENALNLSYNTEKVTYTIQMGLNDGISSYRYSALQRLANTNVMRTNTNQKDIGSVYSIQAGADFRLNAKNRLSLNLRSNFRKNDRIRTGSLFTTNKSETDVIFNTESLNPIDYSQNNLGMTTDYSFQNKGFKLTFLGNYLAVKNKQKDEFINREQPSSELLSYWKSDLFNEIEIYTGQVDASQKMGNADIEAGFKYSYSLTNNNIRYDTLSTNNQFVFDPSRSNIFSYREKIMAGYIAYRQKFGKLQINAGIRAENTQSISDAVTADSIVSRNYLEWLPSFSASYSFNKSNELSFSYSRRITRPVFSQLNPFRFYFSPLNYWIGNPYLLPSFTSQIKATYRYKNWITSFSIGKEKDVMTRYPIYHPETNVLEYLGTNLPYRNFAVLETSFPVKITKWWNITGQFTGYYNDEFRPYLDEVFALDIYNYEIRLNQVFTLPKGYTVNLFANYESKTGNSLYIIKPRYSIDLSFQKSWLDNKLNTKLGYNNIFDSNDQSLEFRHKQIMDNRLRHWWDSSRFFFSLSYVFGGSKYQAQEILRTEEENRAR from the coding sequence ATGATTGTCAAATTATGGCTCCTGTTACTGCTGTTATTCTTATCTTTTTTGGGAAAAGCACAGGATATTGCAAAAAGAAAAGGTGCAGATTCTCTAACTGAGACTAAAACGTCTGCAACATCTATTTCTGAAGTGGTTATTCAGTCCACTTCACGAAAGATAAAGCTTAATGATGGAAATTTGGTAATGGCAGTTTCCGGAAATAAAGACTTTAAAACATCCACCCACCTGCTTGATGTTTTAAGAAAAACAGCAGGAGTCACCATCGATCAGGAAGGAGGAATTTTTATTGGGGGAAGAATATCTCCGGCTATTTTTATAAATGGAAAGGTTACAGTAATGAGTAATCAGGAGCTGCAGGCTTACCTGCTGTCCCTGTCTCCTGAAATGGTAGAATCTATAGAGGTGAATACAAATCCATCTTCAAAATATGATGCAGAATTTAAAGGAATTATTGATATCAGATTAAAAAAGAACACCAATCTCGGTTGGAAAGGGAATTATAATGGAAATCTATACATCAATAAGTTTAATTACAGAGAAAATGCTTTAAATCTGTCATACAATACTGAAAAAGTTACCTATACTATACAGATGGGATTAAATGATGGAATTTCCAGCTATCGGTACAGCGCTTTACAGCGATTGGCTAACACGAATGTCATGCGTACCAATACCAATCAAAAAGATATAGGAAGTGTATATAGTATTCAGGCAGGAGCTGATTTTAGATTAAATGCTAAAAATAGGTTGAGCCTAAATCTGAGAAGTAATTTTAGAAAAAATGACCGTATTCGGACAGGATCATTATTTACCACTAATAAAAGTGAAACAGATGTTATTTTTAATACCGAAAGCTTAAATCCAATAGACTATTCACAGAATAATCTGGGGATGACTACAGACTATTCGTTTCAAAATAAAGGATTTAAATTAACCTTCTTAGGCAATTATCTTGCTGTAAAAAACAAGCAAAAAGATGAATTTATCAATAGAGAGCAGCCATCTTCTGAATTATTATCCTATTGGAAATCTGACCTTTTTAATGAGATTGAAATTTATACTGGACAGGTTGATGCCTCTCAAAAAATGGGAAATGCAGATATAGAAGCAGGATTTAAGTACAGTTATTCACTCACTAACAATAATATCAGATATGATACTTTATCAACGAATAATCAGTTTGTATTTGATCCTTCAAGAAGCAATATTTTCTCTTACAGGGAAAAAATAATGGCGGGTTATATTGCTTACAGACAAAAATTTGGAAAACTTCAGATCAATGCAGGAATAAGAGCTGAAAATACACAGAGTATTTCAGATGCTGTTACTGCTGATTCTATTGTTTCAAGAAATTACCTTGAATGGCTGCCTTCTTTCAGTGCAAGTTATTCTTTTAATAAATCTAATGAACTTTCCTTTTCCTATAGCAGGAGAATTACAAGACCTGTTTTTTCACAACTCAATCCATTTCGTTTTTACTTTAGCCCTTTGAATTATTGGATAGGAAATCCTTATCTGTTACCTTCTTTTACCAGCCAAATTAAAGCAACTTACCGGTATAAAAACTGGATTACAAGTTTCAGCATTGGAAAAGAAAAAGATGTAATGACCCGCTATCCCATATATCATCCAGAAACCAATGTATTGGAATACCTTGGAACCAATCTTCCATATAGGAATTTTGCTGTTCTTGAAACGAGTTTTCCTGTAAAAATTACAAAATGGTGGAATATAACGGGACAGTTCACAGGATATTATAATGATGAATTCAGGCCTTATCTTGATGAAGTTTTTGCACTGGATATCTATAATTATGAAATAAGGCTGAACCAGGTCTTTACTTTACCCAAAGGATATACAGTTAATCTATTTGCAAATTATGAATCCAAAACTGGAAATAGTCTCTACATTATTAAACCACGCTATAGTATCGACCTATCATTTCAGAAATCATGGTTGGATAATAAACTGAATACAAAGTTGGGGTATAATAATATTTTTGATTCCAATGACCAGAGTCTGGAGTTCAGACATAAACAGATTATGGACAACCGTTTGAGGCATTGGTGGGATAGCAGCCGTTTTTTCTTCTCGTTGAGCTATGTTTTTGGGGGATCAAAATATCAGGCACAAGAAATTCTGAGAACAGAAGAAGAAAACAGAGCAAGATAA
- a CDS encoding four helix bundle protein: MSTIKFHQDLKVYQKSFEVAQQIYELSKAFPKEELYSLADQIRRSSRSVTANVSEAWGKRRHEKSFIARLTDSEGEARETQTWNQFAYACNYSMKSNLTICIISIIK, encoded by the coding sequence ATGTCAACGATTAAATTTCATCAGGATCTAAAAGTGTATCAAAAATCTTTTGAAGTTGCACAGCAGATTTATGAACTCTCAAAAGCTTTTCCTAAAGAAGAACTCTATTCTCTTGCAGATCAGATACGAAGATCATCAAGATCGGTAACAGCTAATGTAAGTGAAGCTTGGGGAAAAAGAAGGCATGAAAAATCCTTTATTGCTAGACTTACAGACTCTGAAGGCGAGGCCAGGGAAACCCAAACATGGAATCAGTTTGCCTATGCCTGCAACTATTCAATGAAGAGCAATTTAACAATTTGCATAATCAGTATAATCAAATAA
- a CDS encoding NAD(P)/FAD-dependent oxidoreductase, which translates to MKSGEKFSRKDFLKTIVLGGLMLPFLQYCGKKVKSLLLKITGTNHVLGHKLWAKDFPQFSEVIHTKYLVVGGGISGLSACRFFSQHHEEDYLLLEMEDHLGGNSSNGQNKFSKFPLGAHYLPLPNKENKEIIEFLTECGICQGTEENGEPILDEYQMTFPQQERLFYKNSWQNDIVPQKGISSEIQSELDRFFKMMDGFRQKKDALGNYWFAIPVHDSSREDEALNLEKTIFKDWLQQHDFKSEELLWLLDYSCRDDYGLGIDYVSAWAGIHYFSGRKNNWSKKYKDQVFTWPEGNAKLTHYLSKYTEEKNLTDNLVFNIEVADKVEVLSFDNAHKKTRKIIADKVLLATPQFVNERIFSNRKASSFHYVPWLLTTITLKNEFGGDEELAWDNVIYGSSGLGYIFDQHQNINQIMGEKVITYYKSFSTNDCKKARKKLYAMKETELKSLVLEDLKKAHPLIEDFILEMQFHKIGHAMIAPVPDQIFGENAKVAKEPIHGKVFFAHSDLSGISIFEEAFYQGIRAAAQMF; encoded by the coding sequence ATGAAGAGTGGGGAAAAGTTCAGTAGAAAAGATTTCCTGAAAACAATAGTGTTGGGTGGATTGATGCTCCCTTTTCTGCAGTATTGCGGAAAGAAGGTAAAATCTTTGTTGTTAAAGATCACAGGAACCAACCATGTTTTGGGGCACAAATTATGGGCAAAGGACTTTCCACAATTTTCTGAAGTTATCCATACCAAGTATCTTGTGGTAGGAGGTGGAATTTCCGGGCTTTCTGCCTGCAGGTTTTTCAGTCAGCATCATGAGGAGGACTATCTTTTGTTGGAAATGGAAGATCATTTAGGTGGAAACTCCTCTAATGGGCAGAACAAATTTTCAAAATTTCCTCTGGGAGCACATTATTTGCCTTTGCCCAATAAAGAAAATAAAGAGATCATCGAATTTCTTACAGAATGTGGTATCTGCCAGGGAACGGAAGAGAATGGAGAGCCTATTCTGGATGAATATCAGATGACTTTTCCACAGCAGGAAAGACTGTTCTATAAAAACTCTTGGCAGAACGATATTGTTCCCCAAAAAGGAATTTCTTCAGAAATACAGAGTGAGCTTGATCGTTTTTTTAAAATGATGGATGGTTTCCGTCAAAAGAAAGATGCTCTTGGTAATTATTGGTTTGCGATTCCGGTTCATGATTCCAGTAGGGAGGATGAGGCTCTAAACCTTGAGAAAACTATTTTTAAAGATTGGCTGCAACAACATGACTTCAAGTCTGAAGAACTTCTTTGGCTATTGGATTATTCCTGTAGAGATGATTACGGTTTAGGTATTGATTATGTTTCTGCCTGGGCTGGAATTCATTATTTTTCAGGAAGAAAAAACAACTGGAGTAAAAAATATAAGGATCAGGTATTCACATGGCCGGAAGGAAATGCGAAATTAACTCATTATCTTTCAAAGTATACGGAGGAAAAAAACTTAACGGATAATTTAGTGTTTAATATTGAGGTTGCTGATAAAGTTGAAGTTTTAAGTTTTGATAATGCTCACAAGAAGACCAGAAAGATTATTGCTGATAAAGTTTTACTGGCTACACCCCAGTTCGTCAATGAAAGAATTTTTAGCAACAGAAAAGCATCATCATTCCATTATGTTCCCTGGTTATTAACAACCATTACTCTAAAAAATGAATTTGGAGGAGATGAAGAACTAGCATGGGATAATGTCATTTACGGATCCTCAGGATTAGGATATATTTTTGATCAGCATCAGAATATCAACCAGATCATGGGTGAAAAAGTGATTACATATTATAAAAGCTTTTCCACAAATGACTGTAAAAAAGCAAGGAAGAAGCTGTATGCCATGAAAGAAACAGAACTTAAAAGTTTAGTTTTAGAAGATCTGAAGAAAGCCCATCCGTTGATTGAAGACTTTATCCTTGAAATGCAGTTTCATAAAATAGGACATGCAATGATTGCTCCCGTTCCGGATCAGATTTTTGGTGAAAATGCAAAAGTGGCAAAAGAACCTATTCATGGAAAAGTATTTTTTGCCCATTCGGATCTTTCAGGAATTTCTATTTTTGAAGAAGCTTTTTATCAGGGAATAAGGGCAGCAGCACAAATGTTTTGA
- a CDS encoding helix-turn-helix domain-containing protein, whose product MTFGEQMLFFFSAVGAFNGLLLGIYLLFIKKLKYLPDFFLGLLLLMLSTRVGISVCIYFYPDLPRIIPHLGLSALFFTGPALYYYIKSSFQQDQFDWKNCQKWFGILTLILGMVGLLYLIFPITWDHYFGTFIYTVWSAFVFLTVYQYYIFIKQNHKSQNKFVFPVLASNVIIFLTYQLISTGWVQIYCAGGSLVFSFVLYANFLILFNKKYHQVAVKETNNRYSNKKISEEQADNFVSRLERLMVTEELYKNANLKLSDLASRMNMPAHQLSQLLNDNLEKSFSIYINEYRINEACEKIENGSYLKIEEIGYEVGFNSKSTFFSTFKKIKNTTPLLYKQSQTFAEPGFQSSNL is encoded by the coding sequence ATGACTTTTGGGGAACAGATGCTATTTTTCTTCAGTGCAGTAGGAGCATTCAATGGGCTTTTGCTTGGAATTTATCTGTTGTTTATCAAAAAGTTGAAATATCTCCCGGATTTTTTCTTAGGACTTCTTCTATTGATGTTAAGTACAAGAGTAGGGATTTCCGTATGCATTTATTTTTATCCTGATCTGCCCAGAATTATTCCACATTTAGGATTATCTGCCTTATTTTTTACTGGGCCAGCTCTATATTATTACATTAAATCTTCCTTTCAGCAAGATCAGTTTGATTGGAAGAACTGTCAGAAATGGTTTGGAATATTAACCCTTATTCTAGGAATGGTAGGTTTATTATATCTGATCTTCCCCATTACATGGGATCACTACTTTGGTACTTTTATCTATACCGTTTGGTCTGCATTTGTGTTCCTTACGGTTTATCAGTATTATATTTTTATTAAACAGAATCATAAAAGCCAAAACAAATTTGTCTTTCCTGTTCTGGCGAGTAATGTGATTATCTTTTTGACCTATCAGCTGATTTCTACGGGTTGGGTACAGATTTATTGTGCCGGGGGAAGTCTGGTTTTTTCATTTGTTCTGTATGCTAACTTTTTAATTCTATTCAATAAAAAATATCATCAGGTTGCTGTAAAAGAAACCAATAATAGGTATTCTAATAAAAAGATTTCAGAAGAGCAGGCAGATAATTTTGTTTCCAGATTAGAAAGACTCATGGTGACTGAAGAACTCTATAAAAATGCCAATCTTAAATTAAGTGATCTTGCTTCCCGAATGAATATGCCTGCTCATCAGCTTTCCCAACTGCTGAATGATAATTTAGAAAAAAGCTTTTCCATTTACATCAATGAGTACAGAATCAATGAAGCCTGTGAAAAAATAGAAAATGGCTCCTATTTGAAGATTGAAGAGATTGGTTATGAAGTAGGATTTAATTCTAAATCCACTTTCTTTTCAACATTCAAAAAAATCAAGAATACAACACCACTTTTATACAAACAGTCACAAACCTTTGCTGAGCCGGGGTTTCAGAGTTCAAATTTATAA
- a CDS encoding polyamine aminopropyltransferase, which yields MDKKRIPLELLLLFSVFVIATCGLIYELVAGALASYLLGDSVKQFSFIIGVYLFSMGVGSYLAKFIKGNLIDKFVEIEILVGIVGGVSSVVLFVLFNTLAHFESVLYLFVFFTGCLVGVEIPLLMNILKDRVQFKDLVSNVFAFDYIGALLASILFPLVLIPQLGIVKTPLFFGLINISIAIFLCFYLKKELSKPFSLKIKSIAAFILLVGLFVFSDKILSYSEEKLYGENVVYTKSSPYQRIVLTRNNREFRLYLNNNLQFSSTDEYRYHEALVHPAMSMAKNIDNVLILGGGDGFAVREVLKYKEVKKIQLVDLDGEMTDFFKTNETMRRLNQSALSNPKVKVINKDAYIWVKENKKKFDVIIIDFPDPSNYSLGKLYSLQFYKELERLTAPDTKIVVQTTSPYFAPKSFWCIEKTLNQIFPFTSAYHTYVPSFGEWGFSMASFEPVNNKIYRRLPNLKYYDYDFSKISYFSKDMKVNEVEVNRLDNQILVRYFDEEWGKVQ from the coding sequence ATGGATAAGAAGAGGATCCCTCTTGAGCTGCTTTTATTATTTTCTGTATTTGTCATTGCGACATGTGGATTGATCTATGAACTGGTGGCGGGAGCATTGGCAAGTTATCTTTTAGGAGACTCTGTAAAGCAGTTTTCTTTTATCATTGGGGTTTACCTGTTTTCTATGGGGGTAGGCTCCTATCTGGCCAAATTCATTAAGGGAAACCTTATTGATAAATTCGTTGAGATTGAAATTCTGGTCGGAATTGTTGGAGGAGTAAGCTCTGTGGTGCTGTTTGTTTTATTCAATACGCTCGCACATTTTGAAAGTGTACTTTACCTTTTTGTTTTTTTTACGGGATGTTTGGTAGGTGTGGAAATTCCGCTACTTATGAACATTCTGAAGGATAGGGTTCAGTTTAAAGATTTAGTTTCAAATGTATTCGCCTTTGACTATATCGGGGCTTTGCTGGCATCTATTCTTTTCCCATTGGTTTTAATTCCGCAGCTGGGAATTGTGAAGACCCCTTTGTTCTTCGGGCTTATTAATATTTCCATTGCTATATTCCTGTGCTTTTATCTTAAGAAAGAATTATCAAAACCTTTCTCATTAAAAATAAAATCAATTGCTGCATTTATTCTGCTGGTTGGTCTTTTCGTCTTTTCAGATAAAATTTTGTCTTATTCAGAAGAGAAACTTTATGGGGAAAATGTTGTTTATACAAAGAGTTCTCCTTACCAAAGGATTGTTTTAACAAGAAATAATCGTGAATTCAGATTGTATCTGAATAATAACCTGCAGTTTTCCTCAACCGATGAGTATCGTTATCACGAGGCATTGGTTCATCCGGCAATGTCCATGGCCAAAAATATTGATAATGTACTGATTCTTGGAGGAGGTGATGGTTTTGCTGTACGTGAAGTCCTGAAATATAAAGAAGTGAAAAAGATTCAGCTTGTTGATCTGGATGGAGAAATGACTGATTTCTTCAAAACCAATGAAACCATGCGAAGACTGAATCAAAGTGCTTTGTCCAATCCAAAGGTGAAAGTTATCAACAAAGACGCTTACATCTGGGTAAAGGAAAACAAAAAGAAATTTGATGTCATCATTATAGACTTTCCGGATCCGTCCAATTACAGCTTAGGAAAACTGTATTCTCTGCAGTTTTATAAAGAGCTTGAAAGACTCACTGCCCCGGATACTAAAATTGTTGTACAAACCACCTCTCCTTATTTTGCTCCGAAATCTTTCTGGTGCATAGAGAAAACCCTTAATCAGATTTTTCCTTTTACTTCGGCATATCATACCTATGTTCCGTCATTTGGGGAATGGGGATTTTCAATGGCTTCCTTTGAACCTGTGAATAATAAGATCTACAGAAGGCTTCCGAACCTAAAATACTACGATTATGATTTCTCAAAAATATCCTACTTCAGCAAAGATATGAAAGTGAATGAGGTAGAAGTTAACCGTCTGGATAACCAGATATTAGTCCGTTATTTCGATGAAGAGTGGGGAAAAGTTCAGTAG
- a CDS encoding dimethylarginine dimethylaminohydrolase family protein, with protein MRLNIKNETGRLRSVVLGQPNSLGPVPTLEESYDAKSYYSIEHNIYPKEEDIINEMNAFEAVLKKYDVEVLRPSIIQDYNQVFSRDVAFVIDDKMIISNVIADRADEQEAYKSVFEKVAWRKIINLPETAHIEGGDVIVWNDFIFIGTCFSEDYRNYKTARTNEYAIEILKEYFPKKRIIDLELKKNDKVPFEGILHLDCTFNPVGEDKCIIYKNGFVDESDYRLIIDIFGEENCFHINDEEMFEMFPNIFSISPDVVVSDKTFTRMNNHLRNEWGMTVEEIPYREISKMGGLLRCSTMPLIRE; from the coding sequence ATGAGACTAAACATTAAAAACGAAACGGGTAGGCTGAGATCAGTAGTTCTAGGCCAGCCTAATTCATTGGGACCGGTTCCCACACTAGAGGAAAGTTATGACGCCAAGTCATATTACTCAATCGAACACAACATTTATCCTAAAGAAGAGGATATCATTAATGAAATGAACGCTTTTGAAGCGGTATTAAAAAAGTATGACGTTGAAGTACTTCGTCCAAGCATCATTCAAGATTACAATCAGGTCTTTTCAAGAGACGTTGCTTTTGTGATTGATGATAAAATGATTATTTCCAACGTAATTGCAGACAGAGCTGACGAACAGGAAGCATATAAAAGTGTTTTCGAGAAAGTTGCCTGGAGAAAGATCATTAATCTTCCGGAAACGGCCCATATCGAAGGCGGAGATGTTATCGTATGGAATGATTTTATTTTCATCGGAACCTGCTTCAGCGAAGATTACAGAAACTATAAAACGGCAAGAACCAACGAGTATGCCATTGAAATTTTAAAAGAATACTTCCCAAAGAAAAGAATCATTGATCTTGAACTGAAGAAAAATGATAAAGTTCCTTTTGAGGGAATCTTACACCTGGATTGTACTTTCAACCCGGTGGGAGAAGATAAATGTATTATCTATAAAAACGGATTTGTAGACGAAAGCGACTACCGTCTAATCATCGATATTTTCGGAGAAGAAAACTGTTTCCATATCAATGATGAAGAAATGTTTGAAATGTTCCCGAACATTTTCTCTATCTCTCCTGATGTTGTGGTTTCCGACAAAACATTTACAAGAATGAACAACCATTTAAGAAACGAATGGGGGATGACTGTAGAAGAAATTCCTTACAGAGAAATCTCTAAAATGGGTGGTCTACTGAGATGTTCTACAATGCCGCTTATAAGAGAGTAG
- a CDS encoding DUF350 domain-containing protein: MDNINFLPILNSVLYSFLGIAILLVCYFIIEKLTPEKTWHEIAQNKNIALAIVFGAFIIGISMIISAAIHG; the protein is encoded by the coding sequence ATGGACAATATCAATTTCTTACCAATATTAAACTCGGTTCTTTACTCATTTTTAGGAATCGCTATTCTGCTCGTATGCTATTTCATTATTGAAAAGCTTACTCCGGAAAAGACATGGCATGAGATTGCTCAAAATAAAAATATAGCGTTGGCTATTGTATTCGGAGCATTTATTATTGGAATTTCAATGATTATAAGCGCGGCAATTCATGGATAA
- a CDS encoding S-adenosylmethionine decarboxylase family protein, whose protein sequence is MNPLSNKGLHILLTLETESEDLLLDSKGFLAFTESILKTKEVEVVGITNHVFENQSFTSAVCLKESHLCIHTWPEFKQLTFDVFLCNYTQDNTAKVEQIADEVVQYFKANTIQKHKIYR, encoded by the coding sequence TTGAACCCATTATCAAATAAAGGTTTACATATTCTTCTGACTTTGGAAACAGAGTCAGAAGATTTGTTATTGGACAGCAAAGGTTTTCTTGCTTTTACAGAAAGTATTCTGAAAACCAAAGAAGTAGAAGTTGTAGGAATTACCAATCATGTTTTTGAAAATCAGAGTTTCACATCGGCAGTGTGCCTTAAAGAATCCCATCTCTGTATTCATACATGGCCGGAGTTTAAGCAGCTAACTTTCGACGTTTTTCTTTGTAACTATACTCAAGATAATACTGCAAAAGTAGAGCAGATTGCAGATGAGGTTGTTCAATATTTTAAAGCTAATACCATTCAAAAACACAAAATTTACAGATAA
- the ctlX gene encoding citrulline utilization hydrolase CtlX — protein sequence MQTTDTVLMIEPIAFGYNAETAKNNYFQVEQTGSDIQSKALAEFNTFVGKLREKGINVITIKDTLDPHTPDSIFPNNWVSFHKDGKVVLYPMFASNRRVERRDDILESIKDQGFEITEIDDWSFPETQGHFLEGTGSMIFDHDNKIAYGSVSLRLDENLFREFCVKYGFTPVVFHSYQTVGTERLPIYHTNVMMCVADKFVVICLDCIDDELEREKVIETIKNSGKEIVEISEEQMQQFAGNMLQVQNKDGEKFLVMSQTAYQSLNKEQVAAIEKYCGIIYSDLNTIEVNGGGSARCMLAEVFLPKK from the coding sequence ATGCAAACAACAGATACAGTATTAATGATAGAACCGATTGCTTTCGGTTACAATGCAGAAACTGCAAAAAACAATTATTTTCAGGTAGAACAGACAGGTTCCGATATTCAGTCAAAAGCTTTGGCAGAATTCAATACCTTCGTCGGGAAACTGAGAGAAAAAGGAATCAATGTTATTACTATAAAAGATACATTAGACCCTCATACACCGGATTCTATTTTCCCTAATAACTGGGTAAGTTTCCACAAAGACGGAAAAGTGGTTTTATATCCTATGTTCGCTTCCAACAGAAGGGTGGAAAGAAGAGATGATATTCTTGAAAGCATCAAGGATCAAGGATTTGAGATTACTGAAATTGATGATTGGTCATTTCCTGAAACCCAGGGACATTTCCTGGAAGGAACAGGAAGTATGATTTTCGATCACGATAATAAGATTGCTTACGGATCGGTATCTTTAAGATTAGATGAAAATTTATTCAGAGAATTCTGTGTAAAATATGGTTTCACACCAGTGGTTTTCCATTCTTATCAGACCGTAGGTACAGAAAGACTTCCCATTTATCACACCAATGTAATGATGTGTGTAGCAGATAAATTTGTAGTGATCTGCCTTGATTGTATTGATGATGAGCTGGAAAGAGAAAAAGTAATTGAAACCATCAAGAATTCAGGAAAAGAAATCGTTGAAATTTCTGAAGAGCAAATGCAGCAATTTGCTGGAAATATGCTTCAGGTTCAGAATAAGGACGGAGAAAAATTCCTTGTGATGAGCCAGACTGCCTACCAATCTTTAAATAAGGAACAGGTAGCTGCTATTGAAAAGTATTGTGGAATTATTTATTCTGATTTAAATACGATCGAGGTAAACGGAGGCGGAAGTGCAAGATGTATGCTCGCAGAAGTTTTTCTTCCAAAAAAATAA
- a CDS encoding DUF4178 domain-containing protein codes for MAINFAIEEFICSHCDNLITVGQSVQRKIVKKPVENVVLEVGRKGMLYGTEYWVINIVIKKYGSDTFWREYSLKDSAGNNVYLSESDGHWVFLYPVDFAFKEFKYYAEANGKNYRWYETTPCTVYAATGFFEDKLQFGLATYKEYVNGTEMISREEYGKSVQFFKGNHISRSEIKKAFGITDMPYCSGTGIVQPFYYNVKQCTNIMAITALLICALQLYVVTSRSNQTVFEQNINFADVTDKEVVSKSFTLSGGSAPLKIHAFSDVDNSWASIGLSLVNEKTNEVIYASKDIEKYSGYEDGESWSEGSQSEDFNLCGIPAGTYHFLISAEKEGGTKDPFKSGYRPQNADFSILKNNEGGFSLKNDKDETIRTYNDLEVLTSEIILRTGLQNTIKETGKLDSILLNMTQEYGDPVNFEKNPAVNITATWLPVSFWNFGIVLVCLILFTVLSYWMKRTFESGKWSNSSNSPYSSN; via the coding sequence ATGGCCATAAATTTTGCCATTGAAGAATTTATTTGTAGCCATTGTGATAATCTTATTACCGTAGGACAGTCTGTCCAAAGAAAGATTGTTAAAAAGCCTGTGGAAAATGTTGTGTTGGAAGTTGGACGTAAAGGAATGCTCTATGGTACAGAATACTGGGTGATTAATATTGTTATTAAGAAATACGGCTCAGATACCTTTTGGAGAGAATATTCATTAAAAGACAGTGCCGGAAACAATGTATACCTCAGTGAAAGTGATGGGCATTGGGTTTTTCTTTACCCTGTAGATTTTGCTTTTAAAGAATTCAAATATTATGCTGAAGCAAATGGCAAGAATTACAGATGGTATGAAACCACCCCCTGTACAGTGTATGCTGCTACCGGTTTTTTTGAAGATAAACTACAGTTTGGACTGGCTACTTACAAAGAATATGTAAATGGCACTGAAATGATCTCCCGTGAAGAATATGGGAAATCAGTGCAGTTTTTCAAAGGAAATCATATTTCAAGGTCTGAAATTAAAAAAGCATTTGGCATTACAGATATGCCTTACTGCTCCGGAACCGGAATTGTTCAGCCATTTTATTATAATGTTAAGCAATGTACCAATATTATGGCAATTACGGCCTTACTGATATGTGCTTTGCAGTTGTATGTGGTAACCTCAAGAAGTAATCAGACGGTCTTTGAACAGAACATCAATTTTGCCGATGTTACGGATAAAGAAGTGGTAAGTAAAAGTTTTACTCTTTCAGGCGGATCCGCACCATTAAAAATACATGCATTTTCTGATGTGGATAACTCCTGGGCAAGTATAGGACTCAGTCTTGTGAATGAGAAAACCAACGAAGTGATTTATGCTTCTAAGGATATTGAAAAGTATTCAGGGTATGAAGATGGAGAAAGCTGGAGCGAAGGAAGTCAGTCAGAAGATTTCAACTTATGTGGAATTCCTGCAGGAACTTATCATTTTCTGATATCAGCAGAAAAAGAAGGCGGAACTAAAGATCCGTTTAAATCCGGCTATAGACCTCAGAATGCAGATTTTTCAATTCTTAAAAATAATGAAGGAGGTTTCTCTCTCAAAAATGATAAAGATGAAACAATCAGGACCTATAATGACCTGGAAGTTTTGACAAGTGAAATCATACTGAGGACCGGCCTTCAGAATACTATAAAAGAGACTGGGAAATTAGATTCTATACTTCTCAATATGACTCAGGAGTATGGTGATCCTGTCAATTTTGAGAAAAACCCAGCCGTAAATATTACAGCCACCTGGCTGCCGGTTTCCTTCTGGAATTTTGGGATTGTCCTTGTTTGTCTCATCCTATTTACGGTATTGAGCTATTGGATGAAACGTACTTTCGAATCAGGAAAATGGAGTAATAGTTCTAATTCACCTTATTCAAGCAATTAA